catcaggtgacagtcaccccctttagagcaggtacatctgaggttcaggatgcagatagaattgtgactgtcaggggagggaagaggaagaagaagtcaggcaggcagacagagcagggaaccctggaggctgttccccttagtaacaggttttctgccttggaggctgttgagggagatgacctgcaggggcctagctgcagttaccaggtttctggcactgggactggtactgctgctcagaagggaagggtgggaaagagacgtgcggtagtgataggggactcgaaagtcagggaaacagatacgaggttctgtggcagtgagcataaatcccggatggtatgttgcctcccgggtgccagagTCCgagatgtcactgatcgggtccacaggattcttgagcgggagggagagcagccagaagttgtggtccatgttggcaccaacgacataggtaggaagggggatgaggtcctgaagagtgagatcagggagctaggcagaagattgaggaacaggacctcaagggtagcaatcttgggattgctaccggtgccacgcgatagtgaaggcaggaacaggaggagatggcagataaatgcgtggctgagaagttggtgcaggagggagggttttagatttctggattattgggatctcttctcgggaaggtgggatctgtacaaagaggacgggttacacctgaaccagaagggggccaatatccttgcggctaggtttgctagggtggttcgggagggtttaaactagtttgtgagggggaagggaaccggaggagtaggtcagaggaagaagaggatggggaaaagttagatcaaacaggtagagaggctttggggaaggagaagcagaatacaggctatgaaagtagtaaggtagatggactgaagtgtgtttacttaaatgcaagaagtgtcaggaataagggggatgaactgagggcttggttaagtatgggggactatgatattgtggctattactgagatgtggctgacatcagggcaggaatggatattgaatgttcctggttttcggtgttttaagagggatagggaagaggggagaagaggaggaggggtggcagtaCTGggcagggacactgttacggctgtggaaaagatggatgttgtagaaggatcatctctagagtctgggtggaattaaggaacaagaaaggagctgttactctgctaggagtattctataggccccccggtagcagtagagatatagaggagcagattggcaggcagtgtttggatagaagcaaaaataacagggttgttataatgggagacttcaacttcccaagtatacactggaacctgcttagtgccaaaggtttagatgggacggaatttgttaaatgtgtccaggagggatttctgacgcagtatgtcgacaggccgactagagggaatgccatgctagatctagttttaggaaatgaaccgggacaggtgaaggatctattggtgagcatttgggggacagtgaccattgctccataacctttaaaattgtcatggacagggacaggtgcagagaggataaGAGGagttttaattggggaagggcgaactatgaggctataaggagagaacttgggagtgtaaattggtatgtcctttttgaagggaaatgtactatggagttgtggttgatgttcagggatcttatgcaagatgttagggataaatatgtcccggtgaggcagagaaggaatggcagggtgaaggaaccgtgggtgacgagagaggtggaacgacttgttaggaagaagaaggtagcatacatgaggtataagcagcaaggttcagacagggcctgtgaggaatatagagtagcgaggaaggaacttaagaaagggctgaggagagctagaaggggacatgaaaaggcgttggctagtagggttaaggaaaatcccaaggcctttttcacgtacgtgaagggtaggaggatggctagggtaaaggtaggtccgattaaaggcaaaggtgggagaatgcgcctggaggcagcggaagtgggagaagttctcaatgaatacttctctttggtattcaccgaggagggggttcttgatgacgtggaagggagtgctggtaagggtaatgttctcgaggttgtagatatcaagatagaggatgtgttgaagttgttaactaatattaagacagataactctccggggcctgacgggattttccccaggctgcttcgagaggcgagggaggagatggttgaaccgctggtaaggatctttgagtcctcgttgtcaatggggatggtgcCAGGGGaatggagggtggcgaatgttgtccccttgttcaaaaaaggtaatagggatagcccagggaattatagaccggtgagtctcacatctgtggtgggtaagctgttagaaaggattctaagggataggatctatgaacacccagagaatcgtggactgattagggacagccagcatggctttgtgaagggaagatcttgcctctcaagcctgataagagttctttgaggaggtgacgaggaagattgatgagggtagtgcagtggatgtggtctatatggattttagtaaggcgtttgataaggttcctcatggtaggcttcttcagaaggtcagagggcaaggcatccagggaagcttggctgtgtggattaggaattggcttgcctgtagaaagcagagggttgtggtggaaggagtgccctcggattggagggcagtgactagtggtgtcccgcagggattggttctgggacctctactttttgtgatatagatgatttagatgagggggtggaaggctgggttagtaagtttgcggacgacactaagatcggcggtgttgtggatagtgtggagggctgtcggagcggggctgacaagtggcagatggagttcaatccggagaagtgtgaggtggtacactttggaaggacaaactccagggcagagtacagggtaaatggcaaggtacttggcagtgtggaggagcagagggatctgggggttcatattcacagttcactgaaagttgcctcacaggtggatagagcagttaagaaggccaatgggatgttggctttcataagtcgtgggattgagtttaagagccgcgaagtgatgatgcagctttacaaaactctagttagaccgcatttggagtactgtgttcagttctggtcgcctcattataggaaggatgtggaggcgttggagagggtgcagaggagatttaccaggatgctgcctggtttagagggtatggaatatgaggagaggcttaaggcgctagggctttattcactggaaaggaggaggatgagaggagacatgatagaggtatataaaatattgagaggaatagatagagtagacagtcagcgcctcctttccagggcaccaatgctcaagacgagagggcatggctttaaggttatgggtgggaggttcaggggagatgtcagggagaggtttttcatccagagagtggttggtgcatggaatgcgctgcctggggtggtggtggaggcagatgcattggacaggttcaagagtttgttgaataggcatatggaggaacgtgagatagagggatatacgggaggaaagggttagatagtgtgagggtggtttgatgggatggcacaacatggtgggccaaagggcctgttttgtgctgtatggttctatggaaatattTTATAATGAATATTTGCTGCACCAGCCATGCAGCTAGTGGACAGGCTGCTTGGGTCTTATTTGTTAATACCAAGTTAATGGCATCTATAAATGATACCTATTGTATTCTAGTGCCATGATTCATGGGTGCCACCATTTTTCTATGTCTGCTGAAAGCAGATGGTTTTTGGACTTGCTGGACTCCAGCAGTGACTTTTCCTACCCTCGTCTCCTGAAAGGATCCCCAAAGATCTGTCATCATTTCTTTGTTCACTCTTGGCAACGATATCTGGAATAGCACCTAGTTTTGTTCCTCTGCCTCTTGTTCACCCCTGTATGAGCTGGAATTTTGTTCATTTAATCACTACATCTCTGCCCTAGCTCCTGATTCCATCCCTTGCTGGTCACTGTTGGATTTCAGCAACAGGTTTGCACCCTTATCTTTCAGTTTTGAGTcttatctaacagtttcttgctAGCAGAGTCGTCCACAGCTGCCACCACTAATAATTGTCCATCTCCATTGTGcctcatgccatcaggttgtttCAGTCTTCTCACCTGCTGCACTCATGAATTTAAGCTCATTCAAAACTCTTCTGCTTAGTCTGCTAACTTGCAGTGTGCCGTTCACACAGTTTCCTTGAACTTTGTATGTTATGGATTGAAGATTTTAAAACTTTAGTCCATGCATTCAGATAGTCCGTGACCACTGGAAAGGAACCAGCAAAGTATCGTGTGAAATAATATCTAAGTATTGAGGCTGGAAATCCCTCAACTTGATTAAATACGCAGGCGGAATAAACACTTTTCTAATAGAATGCTGTCTACAAGAAACCAGCACTGTGCCTCAAAAGCCCATTTAACTGTATAATAGAATCAGTCTGAAGCATCGACTccgacctcctgagtatttccagttctatttctgatttccagcaattttaatATATTACGTTTGGGAAAACTTGGGTCTGGCAGTATCCGAAGAGAGATGGTTTCAGAACAATTTTGTGTAATGGGCTCCCTGTCTTTTGCCCTGATAAATAAACTGATCTCTGGAATTCCTCACAGGCTTTGTAGTGTGTACTGGTTGTCTAAGCTTGGGTTCAGGTGGCATTTGTCACATTACTGATCTCAGCCTTCTAATGGCATGAATTCAACCATGTAAGCACTTCAATTCTCTATCCTACTTCCACTGACTTTGATCTTCATTGTTCGAACAACAGCTGATGTAAGCTCATCGCCAGCTTGGCACAAGTTTGTAAGAACAGAAACAGTAATAGACCATTTGGTTCCTTGTCTGTTCAGCTGTTCAATACgattatgactgatcttttatctcagccaCTCCTATGCAAATACCATGAGGGGtaaacaaaaatctgtcaatttctGCTCTGCATATACTCTGCAACCAAACTCCTACACCTCTCCTGAGAAGAGAATTGCAACGATTTGCCTGCCTGTAGGTAAAGAAATTTGTTCTCCACCTGGTTCTAAATGGCTATCTCTTGGTTTAAGATGCACCCCCCTGCTTCTGGACAGGGAAGATAACCACCCTGCTTTCACTTTgttaagccctgtaagaattttctgtttcaatgagattgcctctcattcttctaaacttgagagtgCATGATTCCAGTGGGCATAATCTGTTAAAGGACAGTTCCATGCCATTCCCATCCCAGAAATGTGGTGAGCCTTTGCTGCATGCTCCCTTTCTCAAGTGGGGAGAGCTGGCCTGTCCACTGTTCCAGGTGCAATCAGCAGCATTCTGTATAGTAGCAATAGGATGTCTTCAATCTTGACCTAAAGCCTCTTGCCATAAAGGTTAGTAGACTAATAGCCTTTGTAATTGCTTGCTACACCTTCACATTAGCTTCCAGCAACTTGTGTACCCATATCTAACTGAATACAAAATACTTTTCAACTTCTCAATTAAACAGGTgcactgcttttctattttttttctacatAACTGGATGACTTAATCTCTTCCCAAATgttgcatctgccatgtccttgcccagtcATGCAGCCTGTCTATATCCACCTGAAGCCCCTTCCCATCATTAGTCCACCTTGCCACCTAGCTTTGCATCAGTGAACTGGAGATTTTAGATTAGATCCCCCTCATTCAAATTACTGATAAAGATTGTGTGCACCTGGGGCCCAAGCATCAATTCCTGCAGCATCCAATAGTCACAGACTCCCATGGTTAAAATAACCTAGTATTTTCTGTCTTAACCAATCCTCGATCCATGCAGATGTATTGCCCCCAACCTCGTGTTCTAACTTTGTTCAGTCATTGTTGTGGCATTTGAAGGCCACTTGAAAGACCAATATCACCACATTCATTGGTTCCCGTGTTAGCATGAGAAATTAGAGTAGGCCATACAGACCTTTGAATCTGTTTCCCCCATTGATCAAGGTCATGGTTGATGATCTACCTTGGTGCCACTTTCCAGTGCAATTCCCATTTTCATTTGTTCCCTTAATGCGCATGaatcttttttaaacaaacaaaataattgagTTTCACAGCTATACAGGATGGAGAACTCCAAAGCTTTTCTGccatttgagtgaagaaatttttcataTCAGTCCAAAATGATCCCTCCTTTTATTCTCGATCTACCCCTGGTCCTTGACTCCTTGAGCAACTTCAGAGCCGCATCTAACCTGTCATGCCCTTAAAGAATGTTGTAAGTTTCATTGTGATCTCCTGTCCTAAATTCAAGTTCGGTCTGATGTACTCAATCTCGCCTCAAACAGCAaacctgcactccctctgtggtaAGTATATCGCTTCttgggtaaggaaaccaaaactacacaatacttcaggtgcagtcttaccaagactgcacctggagtaaatAAGTTTTATTGCAATCCTATTCAATTGCAGTAAGACTAATTTACTCTGTATGAAACCCTATTGTTATAAAGGGCAATGTGCCATTTGTACTCCTGATTGCTTGCTGCACTTGAAGGCTGACTTACAGCAACTTGTGTACAAGCATACCTGGGCTCCTTTGAGCATCAAACTTCACAGTGTCTCACCATTTAACTAATGTTCTGTTAGGTTCACCACAAATAGTTAGGTTCTCACATGTTTCCAGATTCTAACTGtcttgttcttgcccactcaacTTGTTCACATCCCTTTAAAACCACTTTACACCCTCTGTACTCATAATCCCACCCAGCTGGGTATGGTAAACCAACTTGGAAATCAGCCATTTTGccccctcaaccaaatcattgatgtagatcatGACTAGCTGGGGCCTAGGCACTGATCCCAGTGGTACCCCTTTAGTAATGGCTTACCAGGCTGAGAATGATCTCTTCATTTCCATTCTGCTTTCTCAATCTCAATCCATATCAGTACATTACCACcaaatgtgctctaaccttgtgaCCTTATTAAAAGTTTTCTTGAAATCTAAACTCCACATCCAATGGTTCTTCCCTTTCTATTCCAGTGGTCACATTCTCAGGGAACTCCAAATGATtaatcaaatatgattttcctctCATAAATCAGTGTTGATGCCTTGTAACATTTCAAGGCATGTTACATCCTTACTATGGATTTCAGCATTTCTTCTGCTCCCACTGTTGTTAGGGTAATAGGTTGGGAGTTCCTTGTTTTCAGTTACTCTCATTTCTTAAATAGTAGTTACATTTGTTGCCTTCTAATCCATTGGAACAACTCTAGCATATGCAGAACCTGAGTAAATGATAACCAGAGCTTTCACTTTCTCGAAAAACAGTtccttcaaaactctggaatGTAAATCATCATGTCCATGGAATTTACTAGTTTTCAGGCTCAGTAAGTTCTCTAGTTTTTATTAAAACTATTTTAAGAGCAGGATGCCatggtgttgtgctgacctacataaaccttatccccattcaatctatccccctctctacttcacctcccataaccctctatttttctttcatccatgtgcctaactaatagtctcttaaatgacactatctTATTGGCCCctaacaccacccctggcagtgcattccaggcacccaccactctgtttaaaaaaaacctacccctgacatcttccctgaactttcctccatgcaccttaaacgggcgatctctagtattggccattaccgccctggggaaaagatgctggctgtccactctgtgcctctcataatcttatatacctctatcaagtcgcctctcatcctttgtcgctccaaagagaaaagccctaacttgctcaaccaatcctcataagacatgttcctCGATTGCTGTGATCCCTTGGTTCTTTTGGGTGGTTTTTGTGTCTTCCATAACAATAGACacaaagtacttgtttaattCTATTGTCATTTCCTTACTGTCCAATATAAATTCTACCTTCTCTCTCTTTAAGGGTCCACATTTGTTCCTGGTAGTGCCTATAAAAGTTCTACGTTTATGTTTCTTGCCAGTGTATGCTTGTATTCTATTTTGCCTTTAtaaacttagagtcatacagcatggaaacaggcccttcagcccaacttgtccatgtcaaccaaggtgcccacctaagccagtcccatttgcctgcatttgacccatatccctcgtatccatatacttatccaaatgtctgttaatgttgttactatacctgcctcaactactttctctgccagctcattccacatgcacaccaccctctgagtgaagaagttgcccctcaggtcccttttaaatatttcccctttcactttaaacctatgcccactaatttttggttccctttccctgggaaaaaggttatgtgcattcaccctatctatgccccttgtgattttatacacctctataaggtcactttggtggtcatggagttatacaccatggaagcaggtccttcagcccaactggtccatgctgaccaagattccaatctaagctagtcccatttgcctgtgtttggccaataaccttctaaacctttcctatccatgtacctgtacagtAAAGATACTAAAATGCTTACAGTCATCagtcctattggtattggtttattgttgtcacttgtactgagctacagtgaaaaacttgtcttgcataccgatcgtacaggtcaattcatcacagtgcagttacattgagttagtatatagtgcattgaggtagtacaggtaaaaacaataacagtacagagtgaagtgtcacagctacagaggaagtgcagtgcaataaagtgcaaggtcacaacaaggtagattgaggtctaccttgttgtgaccttgcaccttgttgtctacctgcactgcacttcctctgtagccatTTCTGGTAACTTTGAGTCTTCTCTTTTgatttaatactatctttaatttctctgatAAACCATGAGTGAATCACTTTTCTATTTGGATTATGTGACTCAAAGGGATATTTTGTTGCAACCATTTCCTGCCCATCACCATGCCTTTCGATGTGTTCTCCCAATCAACCACAGCCATCTCTCATATCTCATACTTGCatagtttgctttgtttaaaaTTAAGACCCCTTGTTTTGCACTGAACTACATCACcttcaaatgcaatgttaaataTTACATTATGGCCACTGCCACAGGTGCCCCTTGACAAAAAGCTTATCAATCAATTCCTCACTGTACAAAATGAGATCCAAACCGTTGTCTTTATTTGACTCTTCAAACTGTTGATCAAGGGGAGTGTCTCAAATGTATGTCATAAATTTATCTTGTACCTTATTACAGCAAACTTAATATGCCTGTCTCATAATTACTGTGTTTGAAACCTTTGCTTTGAAACCTCAAAAAATCaacagatttgttaaacatgatttctgtTTCATAAATTAATTAACTGCCAAATGTTCCAGTCTAGCTGTCCTGTTACCTCTTTAAGAAGAAGTTAtgtcctcctcaaccacttcctggcaATGGCTTGTGAGTTCCTGATTTGCAATGTGGATTCCATTCGGAGGGTCAATGGGAGGTTTCTTAATCACCTGACATTCCCAAAAGAAAGGCAGGGAGAATCATCAACCAATGTACATAGCCTTTTAGATCTTACAAATGCCTTTTTGTCTGGGGTATTCTCAAATTTGCTGCaatcagaaattcatctccattctcTGCTACATGATAGCATTcaagctgtgatcttaaccaGTTCATCCACAACAGGCCCAATCTTGGCACAAACTGGCATCAAGCATAGCAGCTTTACCCTGCCAAATATTTTTCTCAACCATTCTTGCTGCAGTAGACTAGCTGGCCTTCAAGTAGTTTCATACTATTCTGGAGCTAATTGACATGATAACTGAGACACTATGCAAACTACATTACCTCCATTGTAGAACCAAGCTCATTCTGACCTCAAGTCACTTGATGCAGCATGTCAACTTCCTAACTATTGTCTCATTCACCAAGCATTAGAGAGAAAGGGCCTTGTATCTGCAAAACAGGGGCTAACCTACCCCTGTTGCATAACATCATTAAACACCACATCACAATTCTTAAAAATGTAAATCCCTACAGCTTGGGGTCACTTGTCACCAAAGGCAGGTATCAATAATGAAATTTGCTGTCACCTTCAGTGCAATAATAACAGCCTTTGACCATCAGAGGGAAAGATTGCTTGAAGATCACTTCAAATCTGGAGCATGTCTCAATGTCCACTAAGCAGTGGTGATTCTTACCTGCAAACTTCTGAAACGTGGACTGCTTATAGCCATCACCTCAAAGCAATGAAGAGAAGCCACTAACACTTACCCTGCAaaagcctccaaatccactggcaacaTTAGCAACCCAATATTCCCAACTTTATTATATTGTGAAATAAGGAAAATTCCTCCTGGAAATTGTGGAGCACTGCAGGTCAAGAATAACTGAGATCAGGGAAATTAGAATTATGGAAGAACTAGTATGAGAATAAAAACGGGAGACTAAAAGCCAGTAAATCCCCTGGAAATGTTAATCTGCATCTTAGGATTTTGAAGGAAATAGCCATGGAGAcaatggatgcactggttgtcattttccaaaattccacagattctataACTATTCCCACTGATTGAAAATATGctaactggttgcatcgtggtctggcaCGGCAGTTCGAATATGCAGGaacctaagaagctgcagagagtagtggactcaacccaataccatcgggagtatctacaggagacgctgcctcaaggaggcaacatccattatcaaagatccccaccatctggaccat
This genomic stretch from Pristis pectinata isolate sPriPec2 chromosome 30, sPriPec2.1.pri, whole genome shotgun sequence harbors:
- the rps24 gene encoding 40S ribosomal protein S24 isoform X2, whose protein sequence is MEDMVICCSCLTWELVDLAAVQDGHICSKCLRLDELRLRVDELELQLQTLRSIREGVSYVDMVHQVTVTPFRAGTSEVQDADRIVTVRGGKRKKKSGRQTEQGTLEAVPLSNRFSALEAVEGDDLQGPSCSYQVSGTGTGTAAQKGRVGKRRAVVIGDSKVRETDTRFCGSEHKSRMVCCLPGARVRDVTDRVHRILEREGEQPEVVVHVGTNDIGRKGDEVLKSEIRELGRRLRNRTSRVAILGLLPVPRDSEGRNRRRWQINAWLRSWCRREGFRFLDYWDLFSGRWDLYKEDGLHLNQKGANILAARFARVVREGLN
- the rps24 gene encoding 40S ribosomal protein S24 isoform X1, with product MDRDRCREDKRSFNWGRANYEAIRRELGSVNWYVLFEGKCTMELWLMFRDLMQDVRDKYVPVRQRRNGRVKEPWVTREVERLVRKKKVAYMRYKQQGSDRACEEYRVARKELKKGLRRARRGHEKALASRVKENPKAFFTYVKGRRMARVKVGPIKGKGGRMRLEAAEVGEVLNEYFSLVFTEEGVLDDVEGSAGKGNVLEVVDIKIEDVLKLLTNIKTDNSPGPDGIFPRLLREAREEMVEPLVRIFESSLSMGMVPGEWRVANVVPLFKKGNRDSPGNYRPVSLTSVVGKLLERILRDRIYEHPENRGLIRDSQHGFVKGRSCLSSLIRVL